One window of the Leptospira koniambonensis genome contains the following:
- a CDS encoding xylulokinase, with product MKSKVYVLAYDIGTTGTKTCLFEIGDRLTLVHSATQEYGLTLLEGGGVEQDPQDWWNSMKDTTAQVLKETKLDPAEIRGISFCSQMQGLVLVDKDLKPVRPAMSYMDQRAREQMKKGIEHGIKIEGLNAYKLLRSLQITGAVAGSVKDPLWKYKWVEAKEAEKFARVYKWLDVKDYLTTRCTGRATMTLDSAFATFLYDSRPGKSRWHKGLCKMFGVRFEHLPDLIQSTDLIGGLTEISAKELGLKEGTAVFGGGGDATLIGIGAGAVQEGDTHIYAGTSGWVSTVTKRRTVDINARIASIVGARAGFYNYFGEQETSGKCLQWVKDHLALDEIDVYLEKKNVTEGEDAVHESLFAYLFESIKDTPAGSDGVIFTPWLHGNRCPFEDPAARGMFFNIGLDTGKRKLIRSVIEGISFHKRWILELSHAKVPASSTIRFVGGVARSPIICQILADITGRTIETIDHPQNAGATGAAAIAALGLGKIHSFEEIKSLIPSKERWNPNPANKLVYDRNFSVFKKLYEANKAHYAILNTYK from the coding sequence ATGAAATCAAAAGTCTATGTTTTGGCTTACGATATAGGAACTACCGGGACCAAAACTTGCCTATTTGAAATAGGTGATAGACTTACTCTTGTACATTCTGCCACCCAAGAATACGGACTTACACTTTTAGAAGGCGGAGGAGTGGAGCAGGATCCCCAAGATTGGTGGAATTCTATGAAAGATACCACTGCTCAGGTCTTAAAAGAAACCAAATTAGATCCTGCAGAAATTCGTGGGATCTCCTTCTGTTCCCAAATGCAAGGTCTTGTCTTAGTTGATAAGGATCTGAAGCCGGTTCGTCCAGCAATGAGTTATATGGACCAAAGAGCCCGTGAGCAAATGAAAAAAGGAATAGAGCATGGGATCAAGATAGAAGGTCTGAATGCTTATAAACTTCTTCGTTCCTTGCAGATCACAGGTGCAGTTGCAGGAAGTGTAAAAGATCCATTATGGAAATATAAATGGGTCGAGGCGAAAGAAGCAGAAAAATTTGCAAGAGTCTATAAATGGTTGGATGTGAAAGATTATCTGACTACTAGATGTACTGGCAGAGCTACCATGACCTTGGATTCTGCATTTGCTACTTTCTTATATGATTCTCGCCCAGGCAAAAGCCGTTGGCATAAAGGGCTTTGCAAAATGTTCGGAGTCCGTTTCGAACATCTTCCTGATCTAATACAATCCACAGACCTGATTGGCGGTCTGACTGAAATATCCGCAAAAGAACTAGGATTAAAGGAAGGGACTGCGGTTTTCGGCGGAGGTGGAGACGCCACTTTGATAGGTATAGGCGCCGGTGCAGTACAAGAGGGCGACACTCATATTTATGCAGGAACTTCTGGTTGGGTTTCTACAGTAACTAAAAGAAGAACTGTGGATATCAATGCGAGGATTGCATCTATCGTTGGTGCAAGAGCTGGCTTTTATAATTATTTCGGAGAACAAGAAACTTCCGGTAAATGTCTGCAATGGGTAAAAGATCATCTTGCCCTGGACGAAATAGATGTTTATTTAGAAAAAAAGAATGTAACAGAAGGAGAAGACGCAGTCCACGAAAGTCTTTTCGCATACTTATTCGAATCCATCAAGGATACTCCTGCAGGAAGTGATGGAGTCATCTTTACTCCTTGGTTGCATGGAAACCGTTGTCCATTCGAAGATCCTGCAGCAAGAGGAATGTTCTTCAATATTGGTTTGGATACAGGAAAAAGAAAACTCATCCGATCCGTAATTGAAGGTATATCCTTTCATAAACGTTGGATTTTAGAATTATCTCATGCAAAAGTTCCTGCTTCTTCTACCATTCGATTTGTAGGCGGAGTAGCACGCTCTCCAATTATTTGCCAGATCTTGGCGGATATTACAGGTAGAACGATAGAAACAATAGATCATCCTCAGAATGCGGGGGCGACTGGAGCCGCGGCAATAGCTGCATTAGGATTAGGTAAAATTCATTCTTTCGAAGAGATCAAAAGTTTAATACCAAGCAAAGAAAGATGGAATCCGAATCCGGCGAATAAATTAGTATATGATCGGAATTTTTCCGTATTCAAAAAATTATATGAGGCTAACAAGGCGCATTACGCAATCTTAAATACATATAAATAA
- a CDS encoding L-dopachrome tautomerase-related protein, with translation MLKKWAIVFAFVLTIVKCETGNLEDRTTLPKYPHTSLEKVIQLDRPPGNISASTSGRIFFSFFPQGSPPIKVAELKNGQVLPFPNQNFQKNFNTVLSVRVDDKNRLWTLDYGNLGLTRPKVYAFDIETGTTIHEFEFPVSIAPKDSLFNDMQIDTVTETIFITDTSPLIPDPGLVVYDITNKKARRLLKDHVSVVGERNEIVVNGSPFQVAGVSIIFNADSIALDQNREWLYFAPFTSGELYRAKTSVLRDSTLTAAGLAEQVEQYSLKSMSDGISIDKNGNIYVTDAEHSAVNLIDPDKKITTLFKDPSFRWPDGFSYAPDGYMYLTCSALNEVFLQTDSTILSKGPYYIYRFKPEAEGIIGR, from the coding sequence ATGTTAAAAAAATGGGCTATAGTCTTTGCATTTGTTTTGACCATTGTAAAATGCGAAACAGGAAATTTAGAAGATAGGACAACGTTACCAAAGTATCCACATACTTCTTTAGAAAAAGTGATCCAGCTGGATCGCCCACCTGGCAATATCAGTGCCTCCACATCTGGAAGGATCTTCTTCTCCTTCTTCCCCCAAGGCTCTCCGCCAATTAAAGTTGCTGAATTAAAAAATGGCCAGGTCCTTCCATTTCCAAATCAGAATTTTCAGAAAAATTTTAATACAGTTCTTTCAGTCAGAGTAGATGATAAAAATCGTCTCTGGACCTTAGATTATGGAAATTTAGGCCTAACAAGACCAAAGGTTTATGCATTTGATATAGAAACAGGAACTACCATCCACGAGTTTGAATTCCCAGTTTCTATCGCTCCTAAGGATTCTTTGTTCAATGATATGCAAATAGACACTGTGACAGAGACAATCTTTATTACTGATACAAGTCCTTTGATACCAGATCCAGGGCTCGTGGTGTACGATATCACAAACAAAAAAGCAAGACGACTGCTGAAAGATCATGTCTCCGTTGTTGGAGAAAGGAACGAGATCGTAGTAAACGGATCTCCTTTCCAAGTAGCAGGAGTTTCTATCATATTTAATGCAGACTCAATCGCTTTGGACCAAAATAGAGAATGGTTATATTTTGCTCCTTTCACTTCAGGAGAATTATACCGTGCTAAAACCAGTGTTTTAAGGGATTCTACGTTAACCGCGGCGGGGCTTGCAGAGCAAGTGGAACAATATTCTTTAAAATCAATGAGTGATGGGATTAGCATCGATAAGAACGGAAACATTTATGTGACCGACGCGGAGCATTCTGCAGTGAATCTGATCGATCCAGATAAAAAGATCACCACATTATTCAAGGATCCAAGTTTCCGTTGGCCTGACGGATTTAGTTATGCTCCAGATGGATATATGTATCTAACTTGCAGCGCGCTAAACGAAGTGTTCCTACAAACAGACAGCACTATCTTAAGCAAAGGACCTTATTATATTTACAGATTCAAACCGGAAGCAGAGGGGATCATAGGTAGATAG
- a CDS encoding MFS transporter: MRENQVKVYGYRWVILGLYALITAIIQIQWLTFAPIAREAKLFYDVSSLQIDLLSLIFMGVFVLMAIPASYIIDTYGIKIGVGVGAALTGIFSLSKGVYADNFSIVVASQIGLAIAQPFILNAVTKVSVQWFPITERATAVAIGTLAQFIGIILVMAITPRMLGEANPNPQEIPGILLNYGLVAVAGAVIFLAFFREKPPTAPDKANLQETKFKVFEGLKHILSQKDMRKSLLLFLIGLGVFNAVSTCIDQICETKHLNMTQSGEIAGMMLMSGIIAGIFVPLISDKVGKRQPFLVISMAGFLPGMLLFSLANDYTLVLTGAFLIGFFLLGIGAPIGFQYCAEITSPAPESSSQGLLLWIGQISGIFFILGLNFLGIDLFLKIFIGLGVLNLALSFLLKESPLMLGTKVQENSLSRK, translated from the coding sequence ATGCGTGAAAACCAAGTAAAGGTATACGGCTACAGATGGGTAATTCTTGGTCTATACGCACTCATTACGGCGATTATTCAAATCCAATGGCTGACTTTTGCGCCTATAGCCAGAGAAGCTAAATTATTTTACGATGTTTCAAGCCTACAAATAGATCTTCTCTCCCTTATCTTCATGGGAGTATTCGTATTAATGGCGATCCCTGCTTCTTATATTATCGATACTTATGGAATTAAGATCGGAGTAGGAGTTGGCGCTGCTCTCACTGGAATTTTCTCCTTAAGCAAAGGAGTTTACGCAGATAATTTTAGCATAGTAGTTGCATCTCAAATTGGTTTAGCGATCGCACAACCTTTCATATTAAACGCAGTCACAAAAGTAAGCGTTCAATGGTTTCCTATCACCGAAAGAGCCACCGCAGTAGCAATTGGAACCTTAGCGCAATTTATAGGTATTATTTTAGTAATGGCAATCACTCCTAGAATGTTAGGAGAAGCGAATCCAAATCCTCAAGAGATCCCAGGAATTCTTTTAAATTATGGATTAGTTGCTGTAGCAGGAGCTGTAATCTTCTTAGCATTTTTCAGAGAGAAACCACCAACTGCTCCAGATAAAGCAAATCTTCAAGAGACTAAATTTAAAGTATTCGAAGGTTTAAAACATATCTTAAGCCAAAAGGATATGAGAAAATCTCTGCTTCTATTCTTAATTGGACTCGGAGTATTTAATGCAGTCAGTACTTGTATAGATCAGATCTGTGAAACAAAACATCTGAACATGACCCAGTCCGGAGAAATTGCTGGAATGATGTTAATGTCGGGAATTATCGCAGGTATCTTTGTTCCATTGATCTCTGATAAGGTTGGAAAAAGACAACCTTTCCTTGTAATCTCTATGGCTGGATTTTTGCCTGGAATGTTATTATTTTCCTTAGCGAATGATTATACATTAGTTTTAACTGGAGCATTCTTGATAGGATTCTTCTTACTCGGGATTGGTGCTCCGATCGGATTCCAATATTGCGCAGAAATCACTTCTCCTGCACCTGAATCTTCTTCCCAAGGACTTTTACTTTGGATTGGTCAGATCTCTGGGATATTCTTTATATTAGGTCTGAACTTTTTAGGAATCGATCTATTCTTAAAAATATTCATAGGTCTTGGGGTTCTAAACTTAGCACTTTCTTTCTTACTTAAAGAATCTCCTTTGATGTTAGGAACAAAAGTACAAGAGAATTCTCTCTCCAGAAAATAA
- a CDS encoding NADH:flavin oxidoreductase/NADH oxidase family protein — MSENYMIQALSTEGISSEIELPNGQILKNRIVKASMEEGLSDKEFLPSQRLFKLYERWSQSGAGLLLTGNVMVDVNGLTGPGNVILRKDMDLSSLKKWAEIGQSGGSKIWMQINHPGRQTFGFITETPVAPSPIKVHIPGRMFAKVFGEPRALSGEEIKALIQKFIDAAILAEKAGFNGVEVHSAHGYLLNQFLSPITNIRKDEWGGSLENRARFLLEVLKGIKASVRSDFGIGVKLNSADFQGGGFQEEDSIQVIKMLEPIGLDLLEISGGNYESPAMQGTGTNKREAYFLDFAKKAKEITKIPLLVTGGFRSKSVMEEAIVSKEADLVGIAAPFAFHPTFVNGLLSGKIEKVSVEIPKLSNPALNSLSKMSAIRLQFRRMGEGKEPRLPGSLIWNMIRDQIRGRRNAKNYKSLLRRLLKPDLDTNR, encoded by the coding sequence TTGAGTGAGAATTATATGATACAGGCATTATCAACGGAAGGAATTTCATCCGAAATTGAACTTCCAAACGGCCAAATACTCAAAAACAGAATTGTTAAAGCATCTATGGAAGAAGGTCTTTCGGATAAGGAATTTCTTCCCAGCCAAAGATTATTCAAACTTTATGAAAGATGGTCCCAATCAGGCGCTGGCCTCCTTCTTACCGGAAACGTAATGGTGGACGTAAATGGACTTACAGGTCCTGGCAATGTTATCTTAAGAAAGGATATGGATCTTTCTTCTCTCAAAAAGTGGGCAGAGATAGGGCAGTCCGGCGGATCCAAAATTTGGATGCAGATCAATCATCCAGGAAGACAAACATTTGGTTTTATTACTGAAACACCTGTTGCACCTTCTCCTATAAAAGTACATATACCAGGAAGAATGTTCGCAAAAGTTTTTGGAGAACCAAGAGCATTAAGCGGAGAAGAGATCAAAGCCCTCATCCAAAAATTCATAGATGCTGCTATCTTAGCAGAAAAAGCAGGATTCAACGGGGTAGAAGTCCATTCTGCTCATGGATATTTATTAAATCAGTTCCTTTCTCCAATTACCAATATTAGAAAAGATGAATGGGGTGGTTCTTTAGAGAATCGTGCAAGATTTCTTCTAGAAGTTTTGAAAGGTATCAAAGCATCTGTGCGATCCGATTTCGGAATAGGAGTTAAATTAAATTCTGCGGACTTTCAAGGTGGAGGTTTCCAAGAAGAAGATTCTATCCAAGTTATTAAAATGCTCGAACCAATAGGTTTGGATCTTTTGGAAATTTCAGGAGGGAATTATGAATCTCCTGCAATGCAAGGAACAGGCACAAACAAAAGAGAAGCTTACTTTTTAGATTTTGCTAAAAAGGCAAAAGAGATCACTAAAATCCCTCTACTCGTTACCGGAGGATTCAGAAGCAAATCTGTAATGGAAGAAGCTATTGTTTCTAAAGAAGCAGATCTCGTTGGGATCGCTGCACCTTTTGCATTTCATCCTACATTCGTAAATGGATTACTTTCCGGAAAAATAGAAAAGGTCTCGGTAGAAATACCGAAACTTTCTAACCCTGCATTAAATTCACTTTCTAAGATGTCCGCGATCCGTCTTCAGTTCAGAAGAATGGGAGAAGGAAAAGAACCTAGGCTACCAGGTTCTTTGATTTGGAATATGATACGAGATCAGATTAGAGGAAGACGTAACGCTAAAAATTATAAGAGCCTGCTTCGCCGGCTCTTGAAGCCCGACCTCGACACTAATCGATAG
- a CDS encoding TetR/AcrR family transcriptional regulator, which yields MKLSKAKPGWKKMPEEVRKESILQAAMQCFFSKGFERTSVQDIADAAGLTKGGIYFHFESKEEIRDTLIQNFLSWERFGFEEPEVKALPPHLRLVEYLERLANRLAVEGNCSPRLFAEATACGAMEKEILSFYDSLEKLFAKTIRESQENGKIKSDLSPELSARTLLALFDGLQIQSDISNKRALQTVGREVLKVFFKSMLFLPQDNCEI from the coding sequence ATGAAATTGAGCAAAGCTAAACCTGGCTGGAAAAAAATGCCGGAGGAAGTCCGAAAGGAATCCATCCTTCAGGCAGCTATGCAATGTTTCTTTAGTAAGGGTTTCGAAAGGACTTCTGTTCAGGACATAGCTGATGCGGCCGGACTCACAAAAGGTGGGATCTATTTCCATTTCGAAAGTAAAGAGGAGATCAGAGACACTCTTATCCAAAACTTTTTGTCCTGGGAACGATTCGGATTCGAAGAACCTGAAGTAAAAGCACTCCCTCCTCACCTGCGCTTGGTAGAATATTTAGAAAGACTTGCGAATCGTCTGGCAGTAGAGGGAAATTGCAGCCCTCGTCTGTTTGCAGAAGCCACTGCCTGTGGTGCAATGGAAAAAGAAATATTAAGTTTTTATGATTCTTTAGAAAAACTTTTTGCAAAAACCATCAGAGAATCTCAGGAAAACGGTAAGATCAAATCGGATCTTTCGCCTGAACTTTCTGCGAGAACTTTACTCGCACTCTTTGACGGTTTGCAGATACAGTCTGATATTTCTAATAAGAGAGCTTTGCAGACTGTGGGCAGAGAAGTTCTGAAAGTGTTTTTTAAATCTATGTTATTCCTTCCTCAGGATAACTGTGAAATTTGA
- a CDS encoding flagellar assembly protein FlaA produces MDWKRSRINSLKIFSIISFTGIFILSGPILSKDLSGIYKEYVVQDFETEVFGEENVKAKLGPDFSPEVRISTVFRTPERESEKSLYVELSAEKNQSFQILFKKPWSSKEFVKEFKFHVYANDGGGSLFVLVRDSSLDQKKILLTHFNFSGWKVLSLDITRKVRQDDLVTHKNSELVFLGFLYEAPFERKRGTREVFVIDDILAKTRPKYLLFPNENALVK; encoded by the coding sequence ATGGACTGGAAAAGATCTAGGATCAACTCACTAAAAATTTTTTCCATAATTTCATTCACAGGAATTTTTATCTTATCCGGCCCAATCTTATCTAAAGATCTTTCTGGAATTTATAAAGAATACGTGGTCCAAGATTTTGAAACGGAAGTTTTCGGAGAAGAAAACGTAAAAGCAAAATTAGGTCCTGATTTTTCTCCTGAAGTAAGGATCTCTACTGTGTTTAGAACTCCTGAAAGAGAATCAGAAAAATCTTTGTATGTGGAACTAAGCGCAGAAAAAAACCAATCTTTTCAGATCTTATTCAAAAAGCCTTGGTCTTCCAAAGAATTTGTAAAAGAGTTCAAGTTCCATGTTTATGCAAATGATGGCGGAGGTTCTCTTTTTGTTTTAGTCAGAGATTCTAGTTTGGATCAAAAAAAGATACTGCTCACTCATTTTAATTTTTCAGGCTGGAAGGTATTATCTTTAGACATCACTCGCAAAGTAAGACAGGATGATTTGGTTACTCATAAAAATTCAGAACTTGTGTTCTTAGGATTTTTATATGAGGCTCCCTTCGAAAGAAAAAGAGGTACAAGAGAAGTTTTTGTAATAGATGATATTCTTGCTAAAACAAGACCTAAATATCTTTTGTTTCCTAACGAAAATGCCTTAGTGAAATAA
- a CDS encoding NAD(P)-dependent oxidoreductase — MSLPILFYPEGTVGASEIFSHFRNLDVRSYPAKSPEEIEKFKPTILIANTRLKVNQKTCRTFPSVKIFATVSSGTDHVDFSDLKNESRVFINSPGSNAGSVAEYCWVSLLHFFSEEELRKKNVGIIGFGNTGKTFAKILEEKKIPYIYNDPFIKDQSLPLDEILKCSIISLHVPLTANGPYPTLNLLDKDKISKLKEGTLLLNTSRGEVWSEETFQTILDRKDLFRVMDVFYPEPPKGKIAEQMASLENSIFTPHIAGYSQLGRLLGTYRLAEKLCILYKENKLPPLSEFLRSNQPISTETFLKEEDQKLKESWKNADWEYFERRRNSYPARKDLGLANLD, encoded by the coding sequence ATGTCTCTTCCTATTCTTTTTTATCCGGAAGGAACCGTTGGGGCTTCTGAAATTTTTTCTCATTTCCGGAACTTAGATGTGAGATCTTATCCTGCCAAATCTCCGGAAGAGATCGAAAAATTTAAACCTACCATATTAATTGCAAACACTAGACTGAAGGTGAATCAAAAAACCTGTCGGACGTTTCCTAGTGTTAAAATTTTTGCAACAGTGAGTTCCGGAACAGATCATGTGGATTTTTCGGATCTAAAAAACGAATCCAGAGTATTCATAAATTCTCCTGGAAGCAATGCAGGTTCTGTTGCAGAATATTGTTGGGTTTCACTTCTTCATTTTTTTTCGGAAGAAGAGCTCAGAAAGAAGAATGTTGGCATCATCGGTTTCGGTAATACGGGCAAGACATTCGCCAAAATTTTAGAAGAAAAAAAAATTCCTTATATCTACAACGATCCTTTTATCAAAGACCAGTCTCTTCCTTTGGATGAAATATTAAAATGTTCCATTATTAGTTTACATGTTCCTCTTACTGCCAATGGTCCTTATCCAACCTTGAATTTGTTAGACAAAGATAAAATTTCTAAATTGAAAGAAGGTACACTTCTTCTGAACACAAGCAGGGGAGAAGTTTGGTCCGAAGAAACATTCCAAACTATTTTAGACAGAAAAGATTTATTTAGAGTGATGGATGTCTTTTATCCGGAACCTCCTAAAGGAAAGATCGCAGAACAAATGGCGAGTTTAGAAAATTCAATTTTCACTCCTCATATTGCAGGTTATAGCCAACTGGGGAGATTACTAGGCACCTATAGACTTGCGGAGAAGTTATGTATTTTATATAAAGAGAATAAACTTCCTCCACTTTCCGAATTTTTAAGATCGAATCAGCCAATCTCAACCGAAACTTTTTTAAAAGAAGAAGACCAAAAATTAAAAGAATCTTGGAAAAATGCTGACTGGGAATATTTTGAAAGAAGAAGGAACTCTTACCCAGCAAGAAAAGATCTGGGACTCGCAAATCTAGATTAG
- a CDS encoding lipase secretion chaperone, producing the protein MLERLKEIPPKIWLFASGFLILIVLIIFLLWEPGSTGREFGFDGGDSPGFTVTQNENGEWIINPEIMATSRELYKDGQWLSYDEILKYAANGELDLVSSLWELRRKCPTDYTPEQCNEIVKAFILEQYPGADGERLVGLFRKYLSYEMVLREFEQPRGKSQEEIYEIIKKKRRELFSDQDAKLIFGLEEAEKDFQFGYDQFLSEVKNLPGDKKLARYEEYRKGVYGNYYNTIYKREPKFNKYETELYFKETDLNKLSAAEKDPQVRAIREKYFGKDGADRIEKVLKEIDAEKKKEEQTAQEEQTWLKSHPTARPEERDKALNEIRVRNLGQEEAEAYGRRKALEEDQRRLQGK; encoded by the coding sequence ATGTTAGAACGTTTAAAAGAAATCCCCCCGAAAATCTGGCTTTTTGCCTCTGGTTTTTTAATCCTTATTGTATTGATCATATTCCTTCTCTGGGAGCCTGGTTCGACCGGCAGAGAATTTGGTTTTGATGGAGGAGATTCTCCAGGCTTTACTGTAACTCAAAACGAGAATGGAGAATGGATCATCAATCCAGAGATCATGGCTACTTCTCGCGAATTATATAAAGACGGCCAATGGTTAAGCTACGATGAGATCTTAAAATATGCCGCGAATGGGGAATTGGATCTGGTATCTTCTCTTTGGGAATTGAGAAGGAAATGCCCTACGGATTATACTCCAGAACAATGTAACGAAATAGTAAAAGCATTCATCTTAGAACAATATCCTGGAGCAGATGGAGAAAGACTAGTTGGTCTTTTTAGAAAGTATCTTTCTTATGAAATGGTTTTAAGAGAATTCGAACAACCTAGAGGCAAAAGCCAGGAAGAAATTTACGAAATCATAAAGAAGAAGAGAAGAGAACTTTTTTCCGACCAAGATGCTAAGTTGATCTTTGGATTAGAAGAAGCGGAGAAGGACTTCCAATTCGGATACGATCAATTCCTAAGCGAGGTCAAAAATCTTCCAGGAGACAAAAAGCTCGCAAGATATGAAGAATATCGTAAGGGAGTTTACGGAAATTATTATAATACGATCTATAAAAGAGAGCCTAAGTTCAATAAATATGAAACTGAACTTTATTTTAAAGAAACAGATCTAAACAAATTATCTGCTGCAGAAAAAGATCCTCAGGTGCGCGCGATCCGAGAAAAATATTTCGGTAAAGACGGAGCAGACAGGATCGAAAAAGTCCTGAAAGAAATAGACGCAGAAAAGAAGAAGGAAGAGCAAACTGCACAAGAAGAACAAACTTGGCTAAAAAGCCATCCAACCGCAAGACCTGAAGAAAGAGATAAAGCTTTGAATGAGATCAGAGTTAGAAATTTAGGCCAAGAAGAAGCAGAGGCATACGGTAGAAGAAAAGCCTTAGAAGAAGACCAAAGACGTTTGCAAGGCAAATGA
- a CDS encoding apolipoprotein N-acyltransferase, with translation MIRFSRNPIRPFLCLIGIASGILFGMEPFEFFPAGGLSALCAYILFLELREWKLKKAIFWLLGLSQVINLIVFFWIPSSISAISGAGAGISWILFLIYGIFSHFKLIIFYLGWHFSLFLYNKYINYPERSILFGWLIFPVWGVLSDLIMPQLFPWYWGNLAEGNLSFSQIASWTGIFGVGFFLLLGSSSLVLIRNPSLKRYGIAGILIFGIVWTLGSFRLYSAPDYTVPNSTPAIEDGILKLSGVLIQPNTSPGKRELAENPEFVGQTISTSLELGLRSSLETSPPPDLLFLPESAVPFHGTIPNENLGQGVYSSTFHGALMYLTYKSGADILYNELNRFPEGLKNQVTLLSSSNGEVERYDKRRLLAFGEYIPFESTFPFLRKLFKETSFYITGGDPKPLIGTRSLRRERTPSLPTEEETPLIQTPNHFRPILASSGTEENVFYQILPLICYEAMFSYLVRDSVKFASKDTYTFFVNPTNDSWFSSDIEAWQHAGAVRFRAIEFGLTLVRPAVTGISIAVDPYGRNLNHPTRYGEKDTRSFLLPATKLKEGGNTFYSEWGNLPFYLYTILVFTLFFLVGKRAFFKTKG, from the coding sequence ATGATCCGGTTTTCCAGAAATCCGATCCGTCCTTTTTTATGCCTGATCGGAATTGCGTCCGGAATCCTTTTCGGAATGGAGCCCTTCGAATTTTTTCCTGCAGGAGGGCTCTCCGCGTTATGTGCTTATATTCTATTTTTAGAATTAAGAGAATGGAAACTTAAGAAAGCAATTTTCTGGTTATTAGGACTTTCTCAGGTCATTAATCTGATCGTATTTTTCTGGATTCCTTCCTCTATTTCTGCAATTTCGGGAGCGGGTGCCGGCATTTCCTGGATACTATTTCTTATCTACGGGATTTTCTCCCATTTTAAACTGATCATCTTTTATCTGGGATGGCATTTTAGTTTATTCTTATATAATAAGTATATAAACTATCCAGAGAGATCTATTCTATTCGGTTGGTTGATCTTTCCTGTTTGGGGAGTTCTCTCCGACCTGATCATGCCTCAGTTATTCCCTTGGTATTGGGGAAATTTAGCGGAAGGAAATCTTTCCTTTTCTCAAATTGCATCTTGGACAGGAATATTTGGAGTAGGATTTTTTCTACTCTTAGGAAGTTCTTCTTTAGTATTGATCAGAAACCCTTCTTTAAAAAGATACGGGATTGCTGGTATTCTAATCTTCGGGATTGTTTGGACTCTGGGGAGTTTTAGACTTTATTCTGCTCCAGATTATACAGTTCCAAATTCCACTCCCGCGATAGAAGATGGGATCTTAAAACTTTCAGGAGTTCTAATCCAACCCAACACTTCTCCTGGCAAAAGAGAATTAGCTGAAAATCCTGAATTTGTAGGACAAACAATTAGTACAAGTCTCGAATTGGGTCTACGTTCTTCTTTGGAGACTTCTCCTCCGCCTGATCTTTTATTTTTACCTGAATCTGCTGTTCCATTTCATGGAACTATTCCGAATGAAAATCTGGGACAAGGAGTATATTCGTCTACATTCCATGGCGCTTTAATGTATCTAACGTATAAGTCTGGTGCAGATATTTTGTATAATGAGTTGAATCGTTTTCCAGAAGGTTTAAAAAATCAGGTTACACTTCTTTCTTCTTCCAATGGAGAAGTAGAACGTTACGATAAAAGAAGATTACTTGCTTTCGGAGAATATATTCCTTTCGAATCTACATTTCCTTTTTTAAGAAAATTATTTAAAGAAACTTCCTTTTATATCACTGGAGGAGATCCTAAACCTCTTATCGGAACTCGTTCTTTAAGAAGAGAAAGAACTCCTTCTTTGCCTACGGAAGAAGAAACTCCTTTGATCCAAACTCCAAATCATTTCCGTCCAATTTTAGCAAGCTCAGGCACAGAAGAGAATGTTTTCTACCAGATCTTACCTTTGATCTGCTACGAAGCTATGTTCTCCTATCTTGTAAGAGACTCTGTAAAATTTGCTTCTAAGGACACATATACATTTTTTGTAAATCCTACTAACGATTCTTGGTTCTCTTCGGATATAGAAGCTTGGCAGCATGCAGGAGCTGTTAGATTTAGAGCGATAGAATTTGGACTTACTTTAGTACGTCCTGCTGTCACAGGAATTTCAATCGCAGTGGATCCTTACGGTAGAAATCTAAATCATCCTACTAGATATGGAGAAAAAGATACCAGATCCTTTTTACTTCCTGCTACAAAATTGAAAGAAGGTGGAAATACATTCTATTCGGAATGGGGAAATCTTCCATTTTATCTATATACTATTCTGGTATTCACGTTATTCTTCCTTGTAGGAAAAAGGGCGTTTTTCAAAACTAAGGGTTAG